Proteins co-encoded in one Carassius auratus strain Wakin unplaced genomic scaffold, ASM336829v1 scaf_tig00216862, whole genome shotgun sequence genomic window:
- the LOC113099098 gene encoding calcium homeostasis endoplasmic reticulum protein-like isoform X1, with the protein MDISTPPEDQELRNVIDKLAQFVARNGPEFEKMTMEKQKDNPKFSFLFGGEYFGYYKYKLAIEQQQHSATHDDEYKMEELCKPPGSEVADVSAPMTMLPPPIPPTTPSLEELIQQSQWNLQQQEQHLLSLRQEQVTAAISLAMEQQTQKLLVETQLDMNEFDNLLQPIIDTCTKDAISAGKNWMFSNAKTPSHCELMTSHLRNRITADEAHFELRLHLIYLTNDVLHHCQRKNQKDLLAALQKVVVPIYCTSFLSVEEDKQQKITRLLLLWEKNGYFDDVTIQQLQSPALGLGQYQASLITEYAPVVQPVQMAFQQQIQALKTQHEEFVANLKQQQTVAVAAAAAAVGQLTPADADVKTQPPLTSQPGELKPPGSGPPPGDYESPQNRPSDSNPAAPSDIPSSKPGWFDPQHNMPAWNPQQPPPFDPVQAPPPCPPWNSHEGMWNEQRDPNWSSPRDGGPSGPWSSQNEPPPSWSGQFEQPPWSGQPDQPPPWGQREPPFRMQRPPHFRGPFPPHQQPPPFNQPPPHNFGRFPPRFMQDEFPPRHHFERPPFPPHRFDYPQGDFPGEIGPPPHHHPNQRIPPPGIADPPPWGGNQHPDFGPPPHGFNGQAPHMRRQTPAHVSQDDPSLVPNVPYFDLPAGLMAPLVKLEDHDYKPLDPKDIRLPPPMPPSERLLAAVEAFYSPPSHDRPRNSEGWEQNGLYEFFRAKMRARRKKEQDKRNSTRGSPSRSRSHSRGRSTSRSSSRSSKSSRSRSRSRSRSRSRSYSRSHSRSRSRSRSRSQSRSRSRSRSRSRSPDKRRQAAKSKSRSPTPPSTSGLGSGPAALPVDLRLGEENKGHQMLMKMGWSGSGGLGAKEQGIQDPIKGGDIRDRWDQYKGVGVPLDDPYVNYRRNKSYNFVARMKAREKVTRDPQEPASTE; encoded by the exons ATGGATATTTCCACACCGCCTGAAG ATCAAGAACTGCGTAATGTCATTGACAAACTGGCCCAGTTTGTCGCCCGAAATGGCCCCGAGTTTGAGAAGATGACCATGGAGAAGCAGAAGGACAACCCCAAGTTCTCGTTTCTGTTCGGAGGAGAATATTTCGGCTACTACAAATATAAACTGGCCATCGAACAGCAGCAGC ATTCTGCCACTCATGATGATGAATATAAAATGGAAG AGCTCTGTAAACCTCCAGGAAGTGAGGTCGCCGATGTTTCTGCGCCGATGACGATGCTCCCGCCGCCGATCCCGCCAACCACGCCGTCTTTGGAGGAGCTCATCCAGCAGAGCCAGTGGAACCTCCAACAGCAGGAGCAACACCTGCTCAGCCTCAGACAG GAGCAGGTGACGGCCGCCATCTCTCTGGCGATGGAGCAGCAGACGCAGAAGCTGCTGGTGGAGACGCAGCTGGACATGAACGAGTTCGACAACCTGCTGCAGCCCATCATAGACACCTGCACCAAAGACGCCATATCG GCTGGAAAGAACTGGATGTTCAGTAACGCCAAAACCCCGTCGCACTGCGAGCTGATGACGTCACATCTCAGAAACCGCATCACTGCTGACGAGGCACATTTTGAGCTGCGCCTGCATCTCATCTATCTGACCAACGACGTGCTGCATCACTG TCAGAGGAAGAATCAGAAGGATCTTTTGGCGGCTCTACAGAAAGTCGTGGTACCCATTTACTGCACCAGCTTCCTGTCTGTAGAGGAAGACAAGCAGCAGAAAATCACCCGC CTGCTGCTCCTCTGGGAGAAGAACGGCTACTTTGACGACGTCACCATCCAGCAGCTTCAGAGTCCGGCTCTGGGTCTGGGACAGTATCAG GCGTCGCTCATCACGGAGTACGCGCCGGTGGTGCAGCCCGTCCAGATGGCCTTCCAGCAGCAGATCCAAGCGCTGAAGACGCAGCACGAGGAGTTTGTCGCTAATCTGAAGCAGCAGCAGACGGTGGCTGTAGCAGCAGCCGCGGCTGCCGTCGGTCAACTCACACCTGCAGACGCCGACGTCAAGACACAACCACCCTTGACCTCTCAGCCTG GAGAACTAAAGCCTCCAGGGTCAGGTCCTCCACCCGGCGATTACGAAAGCCCTCAGAACCGACCATCAGACTCGAACCCTGCAGCGCCGTCCGACATTCCCTCCTCTAAACCCGGCTGGTTCGATCCGCAACACAACATGCCAGCGTGGAACCCGCAACAACCC CCTCCATTCGACCCAGTTCAAGCCCCGCCCCCCTGTCCTCCCTGGAACAGCCACGAGGGCATGTGGAACGAGCAGCGGGACCCCAACTGGAGCAGCCCTCGGGACGGGGGCCCCTCAGGCCCCTGGAGCAGCCAGAACGAGCCTCCGCCCTCCTGGAGCGGCCAGTTCGAGCAGCCGCCGTGGAGCGGTCAGCCGGACCAGCCGCCGCCGTGGGGCCAGAGGGAGCCGCCCTTCCGCATGCAGCGTCCTCCACATTTTCGCGGTCCCTTCCCCCCACACCAGCAGCCGCCACCGTTCAACCAGCCGCCGCCGCACAACTTCGGACGCTTCCCGCCGCGCTTCATGCAGGACGAGTTTCCTCCGCGGCATCACTTTGAGCGGCCGCCGTTTCCACCGCACCGATTCGACTACCCACAGGGAGACTTCCCTGGAG AGATCGGTCCTCCTCCTCATCACCACCCCAACCAGAGGATTCCCCCTCCAGGGATTGCCGATCCTCCTCCGTGGGGCGGGAACCAGCATCCTGATTTCGGACCGCCTCCTCACGGGTTTAACGGACAGGCGCCCCACATGCGGCGCCAGACCCCGGCTCACGTCAGTCAGGACGACCCCAGCCTGGTTCCCAACGTGCCCTACTTCGACCTTCCCGCAGGACTCATGGCGCCGCTAGTGAAG CTTGAAGATCACGATTATAAGCCTCTGGACCCCAAAGACATCCGACTGCCGCCTCCGATGCCTCCCAGTGAGCGTCTGCTGGCCGCAGTGGAGGCGTTTTACAGCCCGCCGTCCCACGACAGACCCAGAAACAG TGAGGGTTGGGAACAGAATGGTCTGTACGAGTTCTTCCGGGCCAAAATGAGAGCGAGGCGGAAAAAGGAACAAGACAAACGCAACAG caCCCGAGGGAGTCCTTCCCGGAGTCGGTCGCACAGCCGAGGGCGATCGACGTCACGCTCCAGCTCCAGATCTTCCAAATCCTCTCGCTCCAGATCCCGATCCAGATCGCGCTCTCGTTCTCGCTCCTACTCCAGATCTCACTCTAG GAGCAGGAGTCGCTCCAGATCCAGGTCCCAAAGTCGCTCCCGCTCCAGATCTCGCTCCAGGTCACGATCTCCAGACAAGCGTCGCCAGGCTGCAAAATCTAAATCACGCAGTCCGACGCCACC CTCCACATCTGGTTTGGGTTCAGGTCCTGCTGCGTTACCCGTCGACCTCAGGCTGGGTGAAGAAAACAAAGGCCATCAGATGCTCATGAAGATGG GCTGGAGTGGATCAGGAGGTCTTGGAGCTAAAGAACAGGGCATTCAGGACCCCATTAAAGGAGGAGACATCCGGGACAGGTGGGACCAGTATAAAGGAGTCGGAGTCCCACTGGACGACCCGTACGTGAACTACAGGCGAAACAAAAGCTACAATTTTGTCGCAAGGATGAAAGCACGAGAAAAag TGACCAGAGACCCCCAGGAGCCCGCCAGCACAGAGTGA
- the LOC113099098 gene encoding calcium homeostasis endoplasmic reticulum protein-like isoform X2, translating into MDISTPPEDQELRNVIDKLAQFVARNGPEFEKMTMEKQKDNPKFSFLFGGEYFGYYKYKLAIEQQQQLCKPPGSEVADVSAPMTMLPPPIPPTTPSLEELIQQSQWNLQQQEQHLLSLRQEQVTAAISLAMEQQTQKLLVETQLDMNEFDNLLQPIIDTCTKDAISAGKNWMFSNAKTPSHCELMTSHLRNRITADEAHFELRLHLIYLTNDVLHHCQRKNQKDLLAALQKVVVPIYCTSFLSVEEDKQQKITRLLLLWEKNGYFDDVTIQQLQSPALGLGQYQASLITEYAPVVQPVQMAFQQQIQALKTQHEEFVANLKQQQTVAVAAAAAAVGQLTPADADVKTQPPLTSQPGELKPPGSGPPPGDYESPQNRPSDSNPAAPSDIPSSKPGWFDPQHNMPAWNPQQPPPFDPVQAPPPCPPWNSHEGMWNEQRDPNWSSPRDGGPSGPWSSQNEPPPSWSGQFEQPPWSGQPDQPPPWGQREPPFRMQRPPHFRGPFPPHQQPPPFNQPPPHNFGRFPPRFMQDEFPPRHHFERPPFPPHRFDYPQGDFPGEIGPPPHHHPNQRIPPPGIADPPPWGGNQHPDFGPPPHGFNGQAPHMRRQTPAHVSQDDPSLVPNVPYFDLPAGLMAPLVKLEDHDYKPLDPKDIRLPPPMPPSERLLAAVEAFYSPPSHDRPRNSEGWEQNGLYEFFRAKMRARRKKEQDKRNSTRGSPSRSRSHSRGRSTSRSSSRSSKSSRSRSRSRSRSRSRSYSRSHSRSRSRSRSRSQSRSRSRSRSRSRSPDKRRQAAKSKSRSPTPPSTSGLGSGPAALPVDLRLGEENKGHQMLMKMGWSGSGGLGAKEQGIQDPIKGGDIRDRWDQYKGVGVPLDDPYVNYRRNKSYNFVARMKAREKVTRDPQEPASTE; encoded by the exons ATGGATATTTCCACACCGCCTGAAG ATCAAGAACTGCGTAATGTCATTGACAAACTGGCCCAGTTTGTCGCCCGAAATGGCCCCGAGTTTGAGAAGATGACCATGGAGAAGCAGAAGGACAACCCCAAGTTCTCGTTTCTGTTCGGAGGAGAATATTTCGGCTACTACAAATATAAACTGGCCATCGAACAGCAGCAGC AGCTCTGTAAACCTCCAGGAAGTGAGGTCGCCGATGTTTCTGCGCCGATGACGATGCTCCCGCCGCCGATCCCGCCAACCACGCCGTCTTTGGAGGAGCTCATCCAGCAGAGCCAGTGGAACCTCCAACAGCAGGAGCAACACCTGCTCAGCCTCAGACAG GAGCAGGTGACGGCCGCCATCTCTCTGGCGATGGAGCAGCAGACGCAGAAGCTGCTGGTGGAGACGCAGCTGGACATGAACGAGTTCGACAACCTGCTGCAGCCCATCATAGACACCTGCACCAAAGACGCCATATCG GCTGGAAAGAACTGGATGTTCAGTAACGCCAAAACCCCGTCGCACTGCGAGCTGATGACGTCACATCTCAGAAACCGCATCACTGCTGACGAGGCACATTTTGAGCTGCGCCTGCATCTCATCTATCTGACCAACGACGTGCTGCATCACTG TCAGAGGAAGAATCAGAAGGATCTTTTGGCGGCTCTACAGAAAGTCGTGGTACCCATTTACTGCACCAGCTTCCTGTCTGTAGAGGAAGACAAGCAGCAGAAAATCACCCGC CTGCTGCTCCTCTGGGAGAAGAACGGCTACTTTGACGACGTCACCATCCAGCAGCTTCAGAGTCCGGCTCTGGGTCTGGGACAGTATCAG GCGTCGCTCATCACGGAGTACGCGCCGGTGGTGCAGCCCGTCCAGATGGCCTTCCAGCAGCAGATCCAAGCGCTGAAGACGCAGCACGAGGAGTTTGTCGCTAATCTGAAGCAGCAGCAGACGGTGGCTGTAGCAGCAGCCGCGGCTGCCGTCGGTCAACTCACACCTGCAGACGCCGACGTCAAGACACAACCACCCTTGACCTCTCAGCCTG GAGAACTAAAGCCTCCAGGGTCAGGTCCTCCACCCGGCGATTACGAAAGCCCTCAGAACCGACCATCAGACTCGAACCCTGCAGCGCCGTCCGACATTCCCTCCTCTAAACCCGGCTGGTTCGATCCGCAACACAACATGCCAGCGTGGAACCCGCAACAACCC CCTCCATTCGACCCAGTTCAAGCCCCGCCCCCCTGTCCTCCCTGGAACAGCCACGAGGGCATGTGGAACGAGCAGCGGGACCCCAACTGGAGCAGCCCTCGGGACGGGGGCCCCTCAGGCCCCTGGAGCAGCCAGAACGAGCCTCCGCCCTCCTGGAGCGGCCAGTTCGAGCAGCCGCCGTGGAGCGGTCAGCCGGACCAGCCGCCGCCGTGGGGCCAGAGGGAGCCGCCCTTCCGCATGCAGCGTCCTCCACATTTTCGCGGTCCCTTCCCCCCACACCAGCAGCCGCCACCGTTCAACCAGCCGCCGCCGCACAACTTCGGACGCTTCCCGCCGCGCTTCATGCAGGACGAGTTTCCTCCGCGGCATCACTTTGAGCGGCCGCCGTTTCCACCGCACCGATTCGACTACCCACAGGGAGACTTCCCTGGAG AGATCGGTCCTCCTCCTCATCACCACCCCAACCAGAGGATTCCCCCTCCAGGGATTGCCGATCCTCCTCCGTGGGGCGGGAACCAGCATCCTGATTTCGGACCGCCTCCTCACGGGTTTAACGGACAGGCGCCCCACATGCGGCGCCAGACCCCGGCTCACGTCAGTCAGGACGACCCCAGCCTGGTTCCCAACGTGCCCTACTTCGACCTTCCCGCAGGACTCATGGCGCCGCTAGTGAAG CTTGAAGATCACGATTATAAGCCTCTGGACCCCAAAGACATCCGACTGCCGCCTCCGATGCCTCCCAGTGAGCGTCTGCTGGCCGCAGTGGAGGCGTTTTACAGCCCGCCGTCCCACGACAGACCCAGAAACAG TGAGGGTTGGGAACAGAATGGTCTGTACGAGTTCTTCCGGGCCAAAATGAGAGCGAGGCGGAAAAAGGAACAAGACAAACGCAACAG caCCCGAGGGAGTCCTTCCCGGAGTCGGTCGCACAGCCGAGGGCGATCGACGTCACGCTCCAGCTCCAGATCTTCCAAATCCTCTCGCTCCAGATCCCGATCCAGATCGCGCTCTCGTTCTCGCTCCTACTCCAGATCTCACTCTAG GAGCAGGAGTCGCTCCAGATCCAGGTCCCAAAGTCGCTCCCGCTCCAGATCTCGCTCCAGGTCACGATCTCCAGACAAGCGTCGCCAGGCTGCAAAATCTAAATCACGCAGTCCGACGCCACC CTCCACATCTGGTTTGGGTTCAGGTCCTGCTGCGTTACCCGTCGACCTCAGGCTGGGTGAAGAAAACAAAGGCCATCAGATGCTCATGAAGATGG GCTGGAGTGGATCAGGAGGTCTTGGAGCTAAAGAACAGGGCATTCAGGACCCCATTAAAGGAGGAGACATCCGGGACAGGTGGGACCAGTATAAAGGAGTCGGAGTCCCACTGGACGACCCGTACGTGAACTACAGGCGAAACAAAAGCTACAATTTTGTCGCAAGGATGAAAGCACGAGAAAAag TGACCAGAGACCCCCAGGAGCCCGCCAGCACAGAGTGA